DNA from Krasilnikovia cinnamomea:
CGGGTGGCCCGCCGAAGAGCGGACCCGGACCGCTCGTGGTGGCGTCGTGGACCCTGCGCAACGTGTACCCGGCCCGATGGGTGGGCCCGGACCTGGACGCCACCGGCAGCCGGGTCGCCGTCGAGACGCTTGAGCTGGTGCACGAAGGGTTCCTGTGATGGCGAAGGCGACGATCATCTGTGAGATGCCTCCGGGTTCGGTCTCGTTCGACCTCAATCCGGAGCAGATCGTCATGATCCGGCACTCGTCGATGGGGTCGTACGGCACGGGCAGTTCCAACAGCGGCACCCCGGCGGGCTCGTCTCCGAGCATTTTCAAGAAGTCCAGCCCGCCGCAGCTCGTACTCAACAAGGTGCACTTCTTCGGGCCGGACACCAAGGACCGCTGCGACCAGCTGATGAACTGGATGAGCCCGGGCGGCGGCATGCTCGGCGCCCTGGTCGGAGCGGCCCTGTCCGCCGCCACCGGCGTCAACCTGGTCACCCGGCCGCCCAAGGTGATCTTCCAGTGGGGTCCCGCGTTCCTGATCGAAGCCAACATCAGCGGAGTCACCGCCCGGTACACCCGGTTCGGGCCGGACGGCACGCCCGTGCGCGCCGAGGTGGACATCCGCCTGCAGCAGCAGCCCAGCCTGCTCAGCCTGCTCGCGACGAACCCCACCTCGGCCGGTCTGCCGGGCCGCAAGGCGCACACCGTCACCGCCGGGGACTCCCTGGCCCGCATCGCCACGGACCAGTACGGCAGCCCCGGCCGCTGGCGGCAGCTCGCCGAGGCGAACGGCATCGACGACCCGCTGCGGGTCCGGCCCGGTGACCGCGTGTACCTGCCCAACCCGCAGGAGCTGACGTGAACCCGCTCGCCGACGGCGCGGCGGTGGTCCGGGCCGGCGTGAAGGTGGGCACGCTCGGGATGCCGTTGTCCCCGGCCGCGGAGCGTCAGCTGCTCCGCGTCGTGGTGGACACCCACCTGCACCTGCCGGACATGTTCGAGCTGACCTTCCTCGACGAGGCCGGTGACCTGCTGGAGCTGGCCGGACTCGCGATCGGCACCAAGGTCGAGGTGTCCGGCGGCGCGGCCACCAGCACGTCCACCACCAAGCTCATCGCGGGCGAGGTCACCGCGATCGAGGCGGTGTGCGCCGACATGCACATCCACACCGTGGTGCGCGGATACGAGCAGGCGCACCGGCTGCAGCGCGCGCGGCGTACCCGGACGTTCTTGAACTCGACCGACTCCGAGGCGGTGCGCCGGGTCGTCCAGGACGCGCGCGTCTCGATCGGCACGATCGACTCCACCGCCACCACCCACACCCACCTCGCCCAGGTGGCGCAGACCGACTGGGACTTCATCAAGCAGCGGGCCCGCGAGGTCGGCTTCGAGACCGGGGTGGTGGACGGGAAGTTCTTCTTCCGCCGTCCCCCCGGCATGCCGTCGGCCGGTTCCCTGCTCGACGCGGCCGCCAGCATGGTCGGGCTGGGCGGGCCACGGCTCGCCTTCAAGACCGACCTGCTGACCTTCCTGCCCCGGGTCACCGCGGCCAACCTGACCACCGACGTCGAGGTGCGCTTCTGGGACCCGGACCAGGCCGAGGCAGTGTCCAAGACCACGCAGGTCCGCTCCAGTACGGCGAGTCTGTCCCAGTCCCCGGACCAGCTCGCCGGATCGTTCGGCCTGGCCAATCCGCTGGGCGTGCCGATTCCCGCGATTCCCGGCCTGCCGAGCCTCGGGGTGGCACCCAGCGCGTCCGCGTTCGCGGTGGTCGACCGTCCCGTGGCGACCGGCTCGAACGTGGACCGGGCCGCCGAGGAACTCGCCAACGGCCTGGCCGAGCACGTGGGCAGCTCGTTCGCCGAGGCCGAGGGGTACGCGGTCGGCAATCCCGAGCTGCAGGCGGGCGCGCGGGTGGAGATCGAGGGGGTGCCGGAGGCGTTCGCGGGCACCTGGACGATCACCAACGCCCGGCACGTGTTCGACGAGTCCGAGGGCGGTTACCGTACCCGGTTCTTCGTCAGCGGCCGTCACGAGCGTTCCCTGCTGGGGCTCGCCTCGCTGGGCGCCACGCAGGGGGAGACCACCCGCATCCCGGGACTGGTGTGCGGGATCGTCACGAACAACAACGACCCGGATACCCGCGGCCGGGTCAAGGTGGCGTTGCCGTGGCTGTCCCCCTCGTACGAGTCGGACTGGGCTCGGGTGGCGCAGTTCGGGGCGGGCAAGAAGACCGGGGCGCTGTTCCCCCCGGAGGTGGGCGACGAGGTCCTGATCGGCTTCGAGTTCGGCGACCCGCGCCGCCCGTACGTCCTGGGTGGACTGCGCAACGCGAACACGGAGTACGACCTCGGCGGCGACGCGGTGAAGGTCAGTGGGATGGCCGGGCAGGTGGTCCGCCGGGGCTTCGTCAGCGGTGCGGGCAACCGGCTCGTCTTCCACGACGAACTGCCCCCGCCGCCCGCGGCCGGGCCGGCGATCGCGTCCGAGTTCGCGCTGGAGACCGGGGACCGCAAGATGGGCATCGCGGTCGACCAGAAGGCCGGCACCCTGAAGATCACGTGCGAGCCGACCTCGCCCACCGGCGCCATGGAGATCACCTGCGGCCCGCAGGGGACCATCTCGATCAAGGCCGGTGCGGGCGGGTCGATCACCATCGACGGCGGCAACGCGCTGGAACTCAAGGCGCAGCAGTCGGTCAAGATCTCGGGCGCCCAGGTCGAGGTCAGTGCCCAGCAGATCAAGTTGGGCGGGTGACCGGCATGACCGACTGCACCGAGCGCGGCGAGGGCCGGGAGGGCATGCCAAAGGAGGGCGCAGCATGAACACGGACTTCATCGGGACCGGGTGGGCGTTCCCCACCGGGGTCGCGGCGACCGGCGGGATCGCGCTGGTACGCGGCGACACCGAGCTGGTGCAGGCGATGCGGCTCATCCTGTCCACGTACCCGGGGGAGCGGCCGATGCGGCCCGACTTCGGCTGCCGCCTGCGCGACTTCGTGTTCCGCGCCGGCACCCTCGACACCGTCGCGGAGCTGACCGCCGAGGTGCGCCGGGCGCTGCTGCGCTGGGAGCCGCGGGTCGACGTGGTGAACGTGGAGGTCAAGCCCTCCGAGGACGACCCGTCCGTGCTGTACATCGAGATCACGTACCGACCGAAGGACACCAACGACCACCGGAACCTGGTCTTCCCGTTCTACACGATCCCCGACGACCCCGAGAGCGACTACTGATGGCGCTGCCCACCCCAGACCTCGACGACCGCCGGTTCCAGGACCTGGTCAACGACGCCAAACGCATGGTGATGCAGCGCTGTCCGGAGTGGACGGACCACAACGTCTCCGACCCGGGCGTCACGCTGATCGAGACGTTCGCGTTCATGACCGATCAGCTGCTGTTCCGGCTCAACCGGGTGCCCGACCGGCTGTACCTGAAGTTCCTCGACCTCATCGGGCTGCAACTCGTGCCGCCCGTGCCCGCCGAGGCGCCGGTGACGTTCTGGCTGTCCGCCCCGGCCACCGCCCCGCTGACCATCGCCGCGGGCACCCAGGCGGGCACGCCGCGCACCGAGACCAGCGAGTCCATCACCTTCGCGACGGTCGAGGACCTGCCCATCGTCCCGGTCGCGCTGACTCACGTGCTGACCCTCGGGGCGGGCGCGGAGGCGTTCATCGACTGCACCGAGGCGCTGACCCAGAGCCAGCCGTTCGGCGTCTTCGGCGAGCGCCCGGCGCCCGGCGACGCCGTGTACCTCGGGCTGTCCGACGCGGCGCCGCGCTGCGCGATCCGCCTCGACTTCCGCGGCCACCTCGACGGCGTGGGCGTCGACCCGCTGCAACCGCCGCTGGCCTGGGAGGCGTACGACGGGCGGGAATGGGTGCCGTGCCAGGTCGGCGACGACGCGACCGGCGGGCTCAACCGCTCCGGCGCGATCACCCTGCACCTGCCCGTCGACCACCAGCCGACCGTCGTGGGCGGTCTGCGCGGCGGCTGGCTGCGGGCCCGCGTCACCG
Protein-coding regions in this window:
- a CDS encoding LysM peptidoglycan-binding domain-containing protein encodes the protein MAKATIICEMPPGSVSFDLNPEQIVMIRHSSMGSYGTGSSNSGTPAGSSPSIFKKSSPPQLVLNKVHFFGPDTKDRCDQLMNWMSPGGGMLGALVGAALSAATGVNLVTRPPKVIFQWGPAFLIEANISGVTARYTRFGPDGTPVRAEVDIRLQQQPSLLSLLATNPTSAGLPGRKAHTVTAGDSLARIATDQYGSPGRWRQLAEANGIDDPLRVRPGDRVYLPNPQELT
- a CDS encoding phage baseplate assembly protein V; translated protein: MNPLADGAAVVRAGVKVGTLGMPLSPAAERQLLRVVVDTHLHLPDMFELTFLDEAGDLLELAGLAIGTKVEVSGGAATSTSTTKLIAGEVTAIEAVCADMHIHTVVRGYEQAHRLQRARRTRTFLNSTDSEAVRRVVQDARVSIGTIDSTATTHTHLAQVAQTDWDFIKQRAREVGFETGVVDGKFFFRRPPGMPSAGSLLDAAASMVGLGGPRLAFKTDLLTFLPRVTAANLTTDVEVRFWDPDQAEAVSKTTQVRSSTASLSQSPDQLAGSFGLANPLGVPIPAIPGLPSLGVAPSASAFAVVDRPVATGSNVDRAAEELANGLAEHVGSSFAEAEGYAVGNPELQAGARVEIEGVPEAFAGTWTITNARHVFDESEGGYRTRFFVSGRHERSLLGLASLGATQGETTRIPGLVCGIVTNNNDPDTRGRVKVALPWLSPSYESDWARVAQFGAGKKTGALFPPEVGDEVLIGFEFGDPRRPYVLGGLRNANTEYDLGGDAVKVSGMAGQVVRRGFVSGAGNRLVFHDELPPPPAAGPAIASEFALETGDRKMGIAVDQKAGTLKITCEPTSPTGAMEITCGPQGTISIKAGAGGSITIDGGNALELKAQQSVKISGAQVEVSAQQIKLGG
- a CDS encoding GPW/gp25 family protein; amino-acid sequence: MNTDFIGTGWAFPTGVAATGGIALVRGDTELVQAMRLILSTYPGERPMRPDFGCRLRDFVFRAGTLDTVAELTAEVRRALLRWEPRVDVVNVEVKPSEDDPSVLYIEITYRPKDTNDHRNLVFPFYTIPDDPESDY